A genomic stretch from Bordetella sp. N includes:
- a CDS encoding aconitase family protein gives MGYTAIEKVLARVSGKPGLRAGELVYPEPDMVMIHDGLVREAKGELDRIGIDRVAQPRKIMMVSDHDVIYGSDRAAERGVFNRKAAAQWGVDQFYDAGRGGHGHIFPMEDGKVLPGMFYFDNDTHATNAGAVGAFGMRVGNEISRVLATGTTWLEVPHTVLLELRGQLHAGVMARDIGFFLARQVKRKALDIDLDYRVLEYGGDLDSLDFGARVALCSTPTEMRAAGVFVPPSEAILAYCRRHAQRDFEPVYSDPDAQYEARHRIDLADIAPQVALPGNVGNAVDIGEAAGTRVDHAFIGSCGSGTYEDMLCAASILKGRRIAPHVRLFIVPGTERSTRRLAQDGVMRILLDAGAMLLPAGCGPCNDAVVGPLAAGEASISTATNNNAGRFGPLDARLFLGSPATVAASAVAGCIADPRLLDADAELLELSEAAYA, from the coding sequence ATGGGCTACACGGCTATCGAGAAAGTTCTGGCTCGCGTTTCGGGAAAACCCGGACTGCGTGCGGGCGAGCTGGTTTATCCGGAGCCCGACATGGTGATGATCCACGATGGCCTGGTCAGGGAAGCCAAGGGCGAACTCGATCGCATCGGCATCGACCGTGTCGCCCAGCCGCGCAAGATCATGATGGTCAGCGACCATGACGTGATCTACGGCAGCGACCGGGCGGCCGAGCGCGGCGTGTTCAACCGCAAGGCGGCGGCCCAGTGGGGCGTGGACCAGTTTTACGACGCCGGCCGCGGCGGTCACGGCCATATCTTCCCGATGGAAGATGGCAAGGTACTGCCCGGCATGTTCTATTTCGATAACGACACCCACGCGACCAACGCAGGCGCGGTAGGCGCCTTCGGCATGCGCGTGGGCAACGAAATCTCACGTGTCCTGGCCACCGGCACGACATGGCTGGAAGTTCCGCACACGGTCTTGCTGGAACTGCGCGGCCAGCTGCACGCCGGCGTGATGGCGCGCGACATCGGTTTTTTTCTGGCCCGCCAGGTCAAGCGCAAGGCGCTGGATATCGACCTGGACTACCGGGTACTGGAATACGGCGGCGATCTAGACAGCCTGGATTTCGGCGCCCGCGTGGCGCTTTGCAGCACACCGACGGAGATGCGCGCCGCCGGGGTCTTCGTGCCCCCGTCAGAGGCCATCCTTGCCTATTGCCGGCGCCACGCCCAGCGTGATTTTGAGCCCGTCTACAGCGATCCCGACGCGCAATACGAAGCGCGTCACCGGATCGACCTGGCGGACATCGCGCCGCAGGTGGCGCTGCCCGGCAATGTCGGCAATGCAGTGGACATCGGCGAGGCAGCGGGAACGCGCGTGGACCATGCTTTCATCGGCTCCTGTGGCTCGGGTACGTACGAGGACATGCTGTGCGCCGCCAGCATTTTGAAGGGGCGACGCATCGCGCCGCATGTCCGCCTGTTCATCGTGCCAGGGACTGAACGCAGCACACGCCGGCTGGCGCAGGACGGCGTGATGCGCATCCTGCTGGACGCGGGCGCCATGCTGCTGCCGGCAGGCTGCGGGCCCTGTAATGACGCGGTGGTCGGGCCCCTGGCAGCGGGGGAAGCGTCGATCTCCACCGCGACCAACAACAATGCAGGGCGCTTCGGCCCCCTGGACGCGCGCCTGTTCCTGGGCAGCCCCGCCACCGTGGCGGCGTCGGCGGTGGCCGGCTGTATCGCGGATCCGCGTCTGCTGGATGCCGACGCCGAGCTGCTGGAATTGAGCGAGGCCGCTTATGCCTGA
- a CDS encoding tripartite tricarboxylate transporter substrate binding protein, with product MSNLRSVLPRMAFASAALCLSLCTAAAHADGAYPDGPIRFVVPATAGGTTDVLARVVAQHMSQAWGVAVIVDNRAGAGGVIGASYVISSKPDGRTVLIAPSAFGVRSALDRKLPYDPLKDLAGVALMARSPSFLAVSPTLGVRSLAELAAYAKKQPEGVSYGSAGMGSTGHLHAAQFAAVYGFAGVHVPYRGTPEALTDVMQNRVQYAFAPGPNALPLARDGRLVLLGATSEAARKFMPGVPVVHQPGMTEFETDDWFGALVPGGTPMPVRQKLSAEIARILALPDVRKRLEDVGAEPQSSTPAEFDDLLKRYVATIRKLGDEMQIKLE from the coding sequence ATGTCCAATCTTCGCTCGGTCCTGCCGCGCATGGCATTCGCCAGCGCCGCGCTTTGCCTGTCCCTCTGTACCGCCGCCGCCCACGCGGACGGCGCCTACCCCGACGGCCCGATCCGCTTCGTCGTGCCCGCCACGGCGGGCGGCACCACGGATGTCCTGGCGCGGGTGGTCGCGCAGCATATGTCCCAGGCCTGGGGCGTCGCCGTCATCGTCGACAACCGCGCCGGCGCCGGCGGCGTCATCGGCGCCTCCTATGTCATATCGAGCAAACCGGACGGCCGCACCGTGTTGATCGCACCCAGCGCCTTCGGCGTCAGGTCGGCGCTCGACCGCAAGCTTCCCTATGATCCGCTTAAGGACCTGGCGGGCGTGGCGTTGATGGCGCGCTCACCCAGCTTCCTGGCCGTGTCGCCCACGCTGGGGGTCAGGTCGCTGGCCGAGCTGGCGGCTTACGCCAAGAAACAGCCCGAGGGCGTGAGCTATGGATCGGCGGGCATGGGCAGCACCGGCCATCTGCATGCGGCACAGTTCGCCGCGGTATATGGCTTCGCCGGCGTCCACGTACCCTACCGGGGAACGCCGGAAGCCTTGACCGACGTCATGCAGAACCGCGTCCAGTACGCCTTCGCGCCCGGGCCGAACGCCTTGCCGCTGGCGCGCGACGGCCGCCTGGTGCTGCTTGGGGCGACGTCGGAGGCCGCGCGCAAGTTCATGCCGGGCGTGCCGGTCGTCCATCAGCCGGGCATGACGGAATTCGAGACGGACGACTGGTTCGGTGCCTTGGTCCCGGGCGGGACGCCTATGCCCGTCCGGCAAAAGCTGAGCGCCGAAATCGCCCGCATCCTGGCCCTGCCCGATGTCCGCAAACGCCTGGAAGACGTGGGGGCCGAGCCGCAATCCAGCACCCCGGCGGAGTTTGACGATCTGCTGAAACGCTACGTCGCTACCATCCGCAAGCTGGGCGACGAGATGCAGATCAAACTGGAATAA
- a CDS encoding pyridoxal phosphate-dependent aminotransferase, translating to MKTIEKSSKLNAVAYDIRGPVLDRAREMEEAGQRIIKLNIGNVAAFGIQPPDEIIQDIIRNVADVAGYTDSKGLFAPRKAVVHYMQSKGVHGVDVSDVYLGNGASELIAMSINALLNDGDELLIPSPDFPLYTAVTGLSGGRPVHYMCDESSDWMPDIADIRAKITPRTRGIVVINPNNPTGALYSNEVLLEILQVAREHNLVVLADEIYDKTLFEDHTHVSMASLADDVLILTFNGLSKNYRSCGYRAGWMVVSGDKRPAQSYIEGLNMLASLRLCSNTPGQLAIQTALGGYQSINELVGPAGRLRKQRDVAYDLLTQIPGVHVMKPKGALYLFPRLDPKIYPIQDDQQFAYDLLDQERVLIVQGTGFNWPHHDHFRMVFLPHVDDLTEAIGRIDRFLSGMRK from the coding sequence ATGAAAACCATAGAGAAATCGTCCAAACTCAACGCCGTCGCCTACGACATCCGTGGCCCGGTGCTCGATCGCGCCCGCGAGATGGAGGAAGCCGGCCAGCGCATCATCAAGCTGAATATCGGCAACGTCGCGGCATTCGGCATCCAGCCGCCCGACGAGATCATCCAGGACATCATCCGCAACGTGGCTGACGTGGCGGGCTACACCGACAGCAAGGGGCTCTTCGCGCCGCGCAAGGCGGTGGTGCACTACATGCAGAGCAAGGGCGTGCACGGCGTGGACGTCAGCGATGTCTACCTGGGCAACGGCGCGTCCGAACTGATCGCGATGAGCATCAACGCGCTGCTGAACGATGGCGACGAGTTGCTGATCCCCTCCCCCGACTTCCCGCTGTACACGGCGGTGACCGGGCTGTCCGGTGGACGTCCGGTGCACTATATGTGCGACGAATCTTCGGACTGGATGCCGGACATCGCCGACATCCGCGCGAAGATCACGCCGCGCACGCGCGGCATCGTGGTGATCAATCCGAACAATCCCACGGGTGCGCTGTATTCGAACGAGGTGCTGCTGGAGATCCTGCAGGTCGCGCGCGAGCACAACCTGGTGGTGCTGGCCGACGAAATCTACGACAAGACGCTGTTCGAGGACCATACCCACGTCAGCATGGCCTCCCTGGCCGACGACGTGCTGATCCTGACCTTCAACGGCTTGTCCAAGAACTATCGCTCCTGCGGGTATCGCGCGGGGTGGATGGTGGTGTCGGGCGACAAGCGGCCGGCGCAGAGCTATATCGAAGGCCTGAACATGCTGGCGTCGCTGCGGCTGTGTTCGAACACGCCGGGGCAGCTGGCGATCCAGACCGCCTTGGGCGGCTACCAGAGCATCAATGAACTGGTCGGGCCCGCGGGCCGGCTGCGCAAGCAGCGGGATGTGGCGTATGACCTGCTGACGCAGATTCCCGGTGTGCATGTGATGAAGCCCAAGGGGGCGCTGTATCTGTTCCCTCGCCTGGACCCGAAGATCTATCCGATCCAGGACGATCAGCAGTTTGCCTACGACCTGCTGGATCAGGAACGGGTGCTGATCGTGCAGGGCACGGGGTTCAACTGGCCGCATCATGATCACTTCCGGATGGTGTTCCTGCCGCATGTGGACGATTTGACCGAAGCGATCGGCCGCATCGACCGCTTCCTCAGCGGCATGCGAAAGTAG
- a CDS encoding SDR family NAD(P)-dependent oxidoreductase, producing the protein MNIVITGATAGFGLAMARTLVNEGHTVIGTGRRADRLADIRTELGERFVGRVLDVTRRDDVATVFAAIAKEVGPIDALINNAGLALGLEGADQASLDDWDTMIDTNIKGLVYCTRAVLPGMVERNTGWVINLGSTAGTYPYPGGNVYGATKAFVHQFTLNVRADLVGKNIRITSIEPGLCGGTEFSATRFKGDEGRAQKVYEGTTPLTADDLANTVRWLFSLPPHVNINAIEMMPTCQAPGPLTVKRQG; encoded by the coding sequence ATGAACATCGTAATCACCGGCGCCACCGCCGGCTTCGGCCTGGCCATGGCCCGCACGCTCGTCAACGAAGGCCATACCGTCATCGGTACGGGCCGCCGCGCCGATCGCCTGGCGGACATTCGCACCGAACTGGGCGAGCGTTTCGTCGGCCGCGTGCTGGACGTCACGCGCCGCGACGACGTCGCCACGGTCTTCGCCGCCATCGCGAAGGAAGTCGGTCCCATCGATGCCCTGATCAACAATGCCGGATTGGCATTGGGACTCGAAGGCGCGGACCAGGCGTCGCTGGACGACTGGGACACCATGATCGACACCAACATCAAAGGTCTGGTGTACTGCACCCGTGCCGTCTTGCCCGGCATGGTGGAACGCAACACCGGTTGGGTCATCAACCTCGGCTCCACGGCCGGCACGTACCCCTACCCCGGCGGCAACGTCTACGGCGCGACCAAGGCCTTCGTCCACCAGTTCACCTTGAACGTGCGCGCCGACCTGGTCGGCAAGAACATCCGCATCACGTCGATCGAGCCGGGCCTGTGCGGCGGCACGGAATTCTCGGCCACCCGTTTCAAGGGTGACGAAGGCCGCGCCCAGAAGGTCTACGAGGGCACCACGCCGCTGACGGCGGATGACCTGGCCAACACGGTGCGCTGGCTGTTCTCCCTGCCCCCGCATGTCAACATCAATGCCATCGAAATGATGCCGACCTGCCAGGCGCCCGGTCCCCTGACCGTCAAGCGTCAAGGCTGA
- the pyk gene encoding pyruvate kinase, protein MRRQRKTKIVATVGPASSTAETLRQLFDAGVDVFRLNFSHGNHADHLDRINAIRAVENETKRPIGILADLQGPKLRIGRFASGSVQLARGEHFVLDLNQDEPGDRNRISLPHPELFSVLKPGLQILLDDGKIQLEVEEATGTRAVTRVTAGGTLSDRKGVNLPGAILPLSAITEKDRKDLEFAVEHGADWIALSFVQRADDIREVRGLAGPDVKIVAKLEKPAAISDLESIIAEADAIMVARGDLGVEMPPELVPAIQKRIVRACRRAGKPVIVATQMLESMINAPTPTRAEASDVATAVYDGADAVMLSAESASGSYPVEAVTMMDRIISRTEADPYHHDVLDASHTEPDATMASAIGLAARGVSELLHASALVAYTSSGFSAIRMSRERCATPVVGMTPSQRTARLLALVWGVHAVVVHEVDSVSEMTDYACDIAQESGYAQSGDTVVISAGLPFREPGTTNLLRIARVP, encoded by the coding sequence ATGCGCCGGCAGCGAAAGACAAAAATAGTGGCGACCGTAGGACCCGCCAGCAGCACCGCGGAGACCTTGCGGCAACTGTTCGATGCGGGTGTCGACGTATTCCGCCTGAATTTCAGCCATGGCAATCACGCTGACCACCTGGACCGGATCAACGCCATCCGCGCCGTTGAAAACGAGACCAAGCGGCCGATCGGCATCCTGGCCGACCTGCAGGGTCCGAAGCTGCGTATCGGCCGCTTCGCGTCGGGCAGCGTCCAGCTGGCACGGGGCGAGCATTTCGTCCTGGACCTGAATCAGGACGAGCCTGGCGACCGCAACCGCATCAGCCTGCCGCATCCCGAACTGTTCTCGGTACTGAAGCCCGGCCTGCAGATCCTACTGGACGACGGCAAGATCCAGCTGGAAGTCGAGGAAGCCACCGGCACGCGCGCGGTCACCCGCGTCACGGCGGGCGGCACGCTTTCCGACCGCAAGGGCGTGAACCTGCCCGGGGCCATCCTGCCCCTGTCGGCGATCACCGAAAAAGACCGCAAGGACCTTGAATTCGCCGTGGAACATGGCGCCGACTGGATCGCCCTGTCTTTCGTGCAGCGCGCGGACGATATCCGCGAGGTGCGCGGCCTGGCCGGCCCCGACGTGAAAATCGTGGCCAAGCTGGAAAAGCCGGCCGCGATTTCGGACCTGGAATCCATCATCGCCGAAGCGGATGCCATCATGGTGGCGCGCGGCGACCTGGGCGTGGAAATGCCGCCTGAACTGGTGCCGGCGATTCAGAAGCGCATCGTGCGCGCCTGCCGCCGCGCCGGCAAACCGGTGATCGTCGCCACGCAGATGCTGGAATCGATGATCAACGCGCCCACGCCCACCCGGGCGGAAGCGTCGGACGTGGCAACGGCCGTCTATGACGGCGCCGATGCCGTCATGCTGTCCGCGGAGTCGGCGTCCGGCTCTTATCCCGTCGAAGCCGTGACGATGATGGACCGCATCATTTCCCGGACGGAAGCAGACCCCTATCATCACGACGTGCTCGATGCTTCCCACACGGAGCCGGATGCGACCATGGCCAGCGCCATTGGTCTGGCGGCGCGTGGAGTGTCCGAGCTGCTGCATGCATCGGCGCTGGTGGCGTACACCAGCTCCGGCTTCTCGGCGATCCGCATGTCACGCGAGCGTTGCGCCACGCCTGTGGTCGGCATGACGCCGTCCCAGCGCACCGCACGCCTGCTGGCGCTGGTCTGGGGCGTGCATGCGGTGGTGGTGCACGAGGTGGATAGCGTCAGCGAGATGACCGACTATGCGTGCGACATCGCCCAGGAAAGCGGCTATGCGCAAAGCGGCGACACCGTGGTGATTTCCGCCGGCCTGCCCTTCCGGGAGCCGGGCACCACGAACTTGCTGCGCATCGCGCGCGTGCCTTGA
- a CDS encoding HAD family hydrolase, with translation MNTNMKAVSAISLDLDDTLWPFAPSVARAEAVLQAWLIEHAPKTALRLTTPDALARVRDQYEIDHPELAGDYRTLRLGSLTETLAAAGEDVALTQPAYEVFYAARNNVEFFEDTLPALEWLSARFPLVAVSNGNASLALTGGSEFFVGALSAKQFGAAKPQAAIFHAAAKMASAQPAQMLHVGDDFELDVVGATNAGLQAAWLLRHDATGTPRAAHRPGNHYTVSCLLTLCGLLGRGQSSPVFPGAQ, from the coding sequence ATGAATACCAATATGAAAGCCGTCTCGGCCATTTCGCTGGACCTGGACGATACGCTCTGGCCCTTCGCGCCTTCCGTGGCGCGGGCCGAAGCCGTGCTGCAGGCCTGGCTCATCGAGCATGCGCCGAAAACCGCGTTGCGGCTGACCACGCCAGATGCACTGGCGCGCGTGCGTGACCAGTACGAAATCGACCACCCGGAACTCGCCGGAGACTACCGCACCCTAAGGCTGGGCTCGCTCACCGAAACACTGGCCGCCGCCGGTGAAGACGTCGCGCTCACCCAGCCGGCCTACGAAGTGTTCTACGCGGCACGCAACAACGTCGAATTCTTCGAAGACACTTTGCCCGCGCTGGAATGGCTAAGCGCCCGCTTCCCCTTGGTCGCGGTCAGCAACGGCAACGCCAGCCTGGCCCTGACGGGCGGCAGTGAATTCTTCGTAGGTGCCTTGTCCGCCAAACAATTCGGCGCCGCCAAGCCGCAAGCCGCCATCTTCCACGCCGCCGCCAAAATGGCCTCCGCGCAGCCCGCGCAAATGCTCCACGTCGGCGACGATTTCGAACTCGATGTGGTCGGCGCCACTAACGCCGGCCTGCAGGCCGCCTGGCTGTTGCGGCACGACGCGACCGGCACGCCGCGCGCAGCCCATCGCCCCGGTAACCACTACACCGTAAGCTGCCTGCTGACCCTGTGCGGCCTGCTGGGCCGCGGTCAGTCCAGCCCTGTCTTCCCAGGCGCCCAATAA
- a CDS encoding TetR/AcrR family transcriptional regulator: MTNKIEDAPLRADAARNRERILAAAEEVFLERGADASLDEVAKRAKVGIGTLYRRFPTREALLAAMSDERLLSLAAASQARDGKLEPSASIRAFVRDLVAHTSHYRGLAATLGTVLKCGTAGCQASQEEGQRLLARAQKAGAIRKDVSVDDLVCVIMAVSLAVEQGGTAASRVGHLVDLFIDGIGKR, from the coding sequence ATGACGAACAAGATCGAAGACGCGCCATTGCGGGCCGATGCGGCGCGCAATCGGGAGCGCATCCTGGCTGCGGCGGAAGAGGTGTTTCTGGAGCGCGGCGCTGATGCGTCGCTGGACGAAGTCGCCAAGCGCGCCAAGGTTGGCATCGGAACGCTTTACCGCCGCTTCCCCACGCGCGAGGCGCTACTCGCCGCGATGAGTGACGAGCGCCTGTTGTCGCTCGCCGCGGCCAGCCAGGCACGGGACGGCAAGCTGGAGCCCAGCGCGTCCATACGCGCCTTCGTCAGGGATCTGGTGGCGCACACCAGCCACTATCGCGGCCTGGCCGCCACGCTGGGCACGGTCTTGAAGTGCGGAACCGCTGGATGCCAGGCCAGCCAGGAAGAAGGCCAACGCCTGCTGGCGCGCGCGCAAAAAGCCGGCGCCATACGCAAGGACGTTTCCGTCGACGACCTGGTCTGCGTCATCATGGCGGTCTCCCTCGCCGTCGAACAAGGCGGCACCGCAGCCTCCCGCGTAGGCCACCTGGTCGACCTGTTTATTGATGGCATTGGGAAGCGTTGA
- a CDS encoding SDR family NAD(P)-dependent oxidoreductase produces MATRFENKVVAITGGTEGIGLATAKGFAAEGARVYVTGRREDRLDAALQEIGNGAIGVQGDAANLADLDRLYGRIRQDHGKLDVVFANAGMARSESRPLGTIEEDDFDELFSLNVRGLLFTVQKALPLLSQGGAIVLNGSVAGSKGFPGQSLYNASKAAVRSFARSWTADLAERGIRVNVVAPGGTDTRLMRDYLETRPGIEDALKQMVPLGRLGQTDEIARAVLFLASAESSYIAGAELTVDGGMVAI; encoded by the coding sequence ATGGCAACCCGATTCGAGAACAAAGTCGTAGCAATCACCGGTGGCACCGAGGGCATCGGCCTGGCGACCGCCAAAGGCTTCGCCGCTGAAGGCGCACGGGTTTACGTGACCGGTCGCAGGGAGGACCGCCTGGACGCGGCGTTGCAGGAAATCGGCAACGGCGCCATCGGCGTGCAGGGAGACGCCGCCAATCTGGCGGACCTGGATCGGCTTTACGGCCGTATCCGACAGGATCACGGCAAGCTGGATGTCGTCTTCGCCAATGCCGGCATGGCACGGTCCGAGTCGCGACCGCTCGGCACCATCGAAGAAGACGACTTCGACGAGCTGTTCAGCCTGAATGTGCGCGGCCTGCTCTTCACCGTGCAGAAAGCGCTGCCGCTGCTGTCGCAGGGCGGCGCGATCGTCCTCAACGGTTCAGTGGCCGGCAGCAAAGGCTTCCCCGGCCAATCGCTCTACAACGCGAGCAAGGCGGCCGTGCGCTCCTTCGCACGCAGCTGGACAGCCGACCTGGCTGAACGCGGCATCCGCGTGAATGTGGTCGCGCCAGGCGGCACCGATACCCGCTTGATGCGTGACTACCTGGAAACGCGCCCCGGCATCGAGGACGCACTGAAACAGATGGTCCCGCTCGGCCGCCTGGGACAAACCGATGAAATCGCCCGTGCCGTGCTCTTTCTGGCGTCGGCCGAGAGCAGCTACATCGCGGGCGCCGAATTGACCGTGGACGGCGGCATGGTCGCCATCTGA